A single genomic interval of Paenibacillus macerans harbors:
- a CDS encoding NUDIX hydrolase, which produces MYKYMPSKKFKNWVVYRTQHKFMVAVVGVITNEKGQVLLLKHAYREDEPWGIPGGWMELEQPEAALVREIYEETRFKLQITGLAKAIYDKKPAKVDLVFRGNIVGGTFTPSVEISDYMFCDPGRWPQGLPAQQKKLILDILARD; this is translated from the coding sequence ATGTATAAATACATGCCGTCAAAAAAATTCAAAAACTGGGTCGTTTACCGGACCCAGCATAAATTTATGGTTGCCGTCGTGGGCGTGATCACCAATGAGAAAGGGCAGGTGCTGCTGCTGAAGCACGCATACCGCGAAGATGAGCCGTGGGGCATACCGGGAGGCTGGATGGAGCTGGAGCAGCCGGAAGCCGCGCTGGTCAGGGAAATTTATGAGGAAACCCGATTCAAGCTGCAAATAACGGGACTAGCCAAGGCTATTTATGACAAGAAGCCGGCAAAAGTCGATCTCGTCTTTAGAGGAAACATCGTTGGCGGAACGTTTACTCCCAGCGTTGAAATCTCGGACTATATGTTCTGTGACCCGGGACGCTGGCCACAAGGTCTGCCGGCGCAACAAAAGAAACTGATTCTGGACATCCTCGCCCGCGATTAA
- a CDS encoding glycosyltransferase family 4 protein, with amino-acid sequence MKILLATYWAVPHVGGVWPFMQQLQKQLQARGHEVDLLGNGGDPGDPNVSIIGKAKFHKSKVRPLLAEKLSKETYPFIHRNQLVLYTELERYMFELAAAYLNVERYDVIHAQDVIASGCIQRVRSGGAALVASLHGSVAREVERQFGTIHKSSTTPVAKAYFHALEHFGASSPEATIVANNWLKNMLIQDFNVPAQKLRLYPYGYDQAAFTDRMKQASDVRKPAGKKVIMFAGRLIELKAPHHLTGALAGLKKQRSDWVCWIVGEGDMQVKLRAQIKALGLEDDVVFWGKRQDVPQMLQQADIFVQPSLLDNQPLSVIEAQLAGLPVIVSDSGGLPEMVSHGQTGLTYPVGDIDSLGNHLKMLLENDELRLRMGANAKQWAARHWDLNQMVDHYLAVYEYAIQKRRGGARG; translated from the coding sequence ATGAAAATCCTGTTAGCCACTTACTGGGCCGTTCCTCACGTCGGCGGCGTTTGGCCTTTTATGCAGCAGCTGCAGAAACAACTGCAGGCCCGCGGCCACGAAGTCGATCTCCTTGGGAATGGCGGCGATCCGGGGGACCCTAACGTCTCGATCATCGGCAAAGCCAAGTTCCATAAAAGCAAAGTTCGTCCGCTGCTTGCGGAAAAATTGAGCAAAGAAACTTATCCCTTCATTCACCGGAACCAGCTCGTTTTATATACGGAGCTAGAACGGTACATGTTCGAGTTAGCTGCCGCATATTTAAACGTAGAGCGTTACGACGTCATTCACGCCCAGGACGTCATCGCCTCCGGCTGCATCCAGCGGGTCCGGTCCGGCGGCGCGGCGCTGGTCGCTTCGCTGCACGGCAGCGTGGCCCGAGAAGTGGAGCGCCAATTCGGCACCATTCACAAATCCTCCACCACCCCCGTCGCCAAAGCGTATTTTCATGCGCTTGAACATTTCGGCGCGTCTTCGCCGGAAGCGACCATCGTCGCCAACAATTGGCTCAAAAACATGCTGATCCAGGACTTCAACGTCCCCGCCCAAAAGCTAAGATTGTATCCGTACGGTTACGATCAAGCCGCTTTTACAGACCGGATGAAGCAAGCCTCCGACGTTCGCAAGCCGGCAGGCAAGAAAGTGATTATGTTCGCGGGACGGCTGATCGAGCTGAAGGCGCCGCATCATCTGACCGGTGCGCTCGCCGGACTGAAGAAGCAGCGGAGCGACTGGGTGTGCTGGATCGTCGGCGAAGGGGATATGCAGGTGAAGCTGCGCGCCCAGATCAAAGCGTTGGGCCTGGAGGACGACGTCGTATTCTGGGGAAAACGCCAGGACGTGCCGCAAATGCTGCAGCAGGCCGATATTTTCGTGCAGCCGAGCCTGCTCGACAACCAGCCTTTATCGGTCATCGAGGCGCAGCTTGCCGGGTTGCCGGTGATCGTCAGCGATTCCGGCGGCTTGCCGGAGATGGTGTCCCACGGGCAGACGGGGTTGACATATCCGGTAGGAGACATAGACTCTCTAGGCAATCATTTAAAAATGCTGCTGGAAAACGACGAGCTTCGACTCCGCATGGGGGCGAACGCCAAGCAATGGGCCGCCAGACACTGGGACCTGAATCAGATGGTCGATCATTATTTGGCGGTTTACGAATACGCCATCCAAAAACGCAGAGGAGGCGCACGCGGATGA
- a CDS encoding polysaccharide biosynthesis protein translates to MIKNSKILVTGGTGSWGYGLVKKLLTYEPDQIIVYSRNESHQVKMHRELAHPALTFKVGDIRDKDALIEACDGIDYVFHLAALKHVDICQNQPLEALKTNVLGVQNLIEAAIRGNVKKVINVSSDKAANPSNFYGLTKSIGEKLVLYADSVSTHTRFISVRSGNVIGTSESVVLLFKDQIRQNNWIGITDKAMTRYFVTGDVTLELMLDALTDGLGGEIFLPDMPACKITDLAEVIVEKYGKRDTELRVVGIRPGEKLHEHLISDHEVKYTVLYEKDGKRYFVVLPSPDNKELSRHYAAHPRAQEKSYSSNSSGLMTKDEIEQMLRNGGFLN, encoded by the coding sequence ATCATTAAAAACAGCAAAATTTTGGTGACCGGAGGAACCGGTTCATGGGGATACGGGCTGGTGAAAAAGCTTCTGACGTACGAACCGGACCAAATCATCGTATACTCCCGCAACGAATCCCATCAGGTTAAAATGCACCGCGAATTGGCTCATCCGGCATTAACCTTCAAAGTGGGGGATATTCGCGATAAGGACGCGCTTATCGAAGCGTGCGACGGGATCGACTATGTGTTTCACCTGGCGGCCCTGAAGCATGTCGACATTTGCCAGAACCAGCCGCTTGAAGCGCTGAAAACCAACGTACTGGGCGTCCAAAACCTGATCGAGGCGGCGATCCGCGGCAACGTCAAAAAAGTGATCAACGTCTCGTCGGACAAAGCCGCGAATCCGTCCAATTTTTACGGGCTCACCAAATCGATCGGGGAAAAGCTGGTGCTGTACGCCGACTCGGTCAGCACTCATACGAGATTTATCTCCGTCCGCAGCGGCAATGTGATCGGAACGAGCGAAAGTGTGGTGCTGCTGTTCAAAGACCAAATCCGCCAGAACAACTGGATCGGCATTACCGACAAAGCGATGACCCGTTATTTCGTCACCGGCGACGTCACCTTGGAGCTGATGCTGGACGCTTTAACCGACGGGCTCGGCGGGGAAATCTTCCTTCCGGATATGCCGGCCTGCAAAATTACCGACCTGGCGGAAGTCATCGTGGAGAAATACGGCAAACGGGACACGGAGCTTAGGGTTGTCGGCATCCGCCCCGGCGAGAAGCTGCACGAGCACTTGATTTCCGATCATGAGGTGAAGTACACGGTTTTGTACGAAAAAGACGGCAAACGGTATTTCGTGGTCCTCCCCTCCCCGGACAACAAGGAGTTGTCCCGGCATTATGCCGCACACCCCCGGGCTCAGGAGAAGTCCTATTCTTCGAACTCTTCCGGCTTGATGACCAAGGATGAAATCGAACAGATGCTGAGAAACGGCGGATTTTTAAACTGA